Genomic window ([Eubacterium] hominis):
TTCTTCGCATCAAATGGAGAGGGCAGTGATAATCGTTTGGTGTTTTCATCACCACCCAATAAAGTTAAATAGTAATCGATGGGAGATAAGGTAGCACTAAAGAAAATCGTAGAACGCCCTTTCTTTAATATATCAGATATTGGATGGACTGGGTTCATACAAAACTGTTTCACCATGCAGTCCTTGCCTTCCACTGCGATATAATAAACAAAGTGTTCATCAAAGAAATCAGCGATTTTCCCAAAATTGATACAATCAAAATATAATTGTTTTAACGTATCATCATGTTGTTCATCATGTTCACTTTGAAAATATGCATCCAGATGCTCACAAAAGTTACTGATCGTGGATAATAAGGTTTCATCCAGAACCGGATAATATTGGAAATTATCTTCTTCTTCACAGCTTTTGCGTATTTTCTTTAAGAGCCGGATGATATTTTGTATACTGTTATATACCAGTTTACGATCTTTTGGCAACAGCTTTTTCGCATCTTCAAAATTAGATAAATATAAGGAAGCACTATACATTTCTCTTGCACGCTCCACAAGATTATGTGCCTCATCGACCAAAAAAACATAATTTCCTTTTTCTGTAAAGAAACGTTTTAAATAAACCCTTGGATCAAAAACATAATTATAATCACATACGATCACATCCGCATATAAAGAAGCATCCAGACTTAATTCAAATGGACAGACCATATGGTCCTGTGCAACATTGCACACAATATCCTTTTCAATAAAATCATTTTGTGACACTAGTTCATATAATGCATCTTGACAGCGATCAAAATATCCCTTCGCATATGGACAGTGTTTAGAATCACAATTGCGTTCTTCTAAAAAACAGATTTTATCCTTTGCGGTGATGGCAACGGTTTTAAAGCGAACACCCTGATCATAAATCAAGGAGATGGTATCATAAGCCACAGATGCGGTTATATTTTTGGCACATAGGTAAAATATCTTTTCACATTTCTTTTCTCCGATGGCTTTTAATGCTGGAAATAAGGTAGAAATCGTTTTTCCTATACCGGTGGGCGCCTGTGCAAACAGGATATCTTTATCTAGAATGGTTTTGTATACCGCAACAGCAAACTGGCGCTGTCCTTTGCGATAATCAGAAAAGGGGAAATGTAACTGCTTTAAGGAAGCTTGTGATGTTTCTATCACATCTTTTTTCAGGTTCGCCCATTTTAAATACTGTTTAAGGGTATCAAAATAAAAGCTTTCCAGTTCATCAAAAGTCTTATGATGCAGGAAGCATTTCACTTCATTGATTTCTAATTGATAATATGTGATCTGTACATCCAGCTCTTTGATATCATAATCAAGTGCATAGATATAAGCATAAATATAGGCTTGCGCAAAGTGGACAAAATGTGATTCATCGATTTCATCATAAGGCACATAGGTGGTTTTGATTTCATCAATCAATACCTTGTCATCATCTATACAGATGCCATCGGCACGTCCATCGATGGTAAAACAGAAATCTTCCAGTTCACTTGTGATTTTTAAATAGACTTCACTTTGATAATGTTCTCCATATTTTGACTGGATCTGTCGATGAATCCTGGCTCCTAAATTGGCACGTTCCATACTTTGTGATGTAGACACTAAATCACCACCAAGATATAGCGCCTCCACCAGATTTCTAACAGACAATTGTATTTGATACATGAGCGACACCCTTTCACACTTCCTACATTGTATATGATTTAAAGAAAAAAACAAAGAGGAGATAAGGAATTCGTAAGAAACAAAAGCATATGGTAAGTTTTGTGGTATACTTTTAAGGTACTTGGGAAAGTGAGTGGTATAAATGAGAGAAATCGTTATCGGAAAAAATGATGCAGATCAGCGTGTAGATAAATTTATCATGAAAACAATGAAAGATATGCCAAAAAGTCTGATGTATAAATATATAAGAAATAAGAAAATCAAAGTGAATCGGAAACGTTGTGAAATATCCCAGCGGCTGCAAGAGGGAGATGTGATGCAGTGTTTTATCCCAGAGGAATTTTTTGAGTCAAAAAAAGAGCGGGCGTTTACCAAGCTGCCATCAGACTTAGATGTTATATATGAAGATGAAGCCCTTATCATTGTGAATAAGCCGGTTGGCTTGCTTGCACACAGTGATACCAGTCAACTGCAGGATAATCTAGCAGATCGTCTTTTGCATTATTTATATAGAAAAGGGGAGTATGATCCTGATAAGGAACAAAGCTTTGCGCCTGCCTTATGTCATCGCATCGATCGCAATACTCAAGGAATCGTCATCTGTGCTAAAACCAGTGAAGCGCTGCGCCAGATGAATGAGGTAATACGTGAAAGAGAGCTAGATAAACGATATTTATGTATTGTGGAAGGCAGTTTAAAGAAAAAACAGGATCATCTGGTGTTATATCATAAAAAGATGGAGCATAACAAAGCAGATATCATACCTTATGCGAAAGAAGGCTATCAACGTATTGAAACAGGGTATCGTGTCTTAAAAGAAAAAGATGGAAAAAGTCTTGTGGAGGTTTCATTATTGACAGGGAAGAGCCATCAGATACGTGCAGTCATGGCGTATTTAAAGCATCCATTGTTAGGAGATGTAAAATATGGCGGGAAAAAGGATGTCATTACTTATCAGGCATTATGCGCATATCAGGTAAGCTTTCACTTTACAAAGGATTATCCATCTATAAAACAATTAGATCAAAAAACGTTTACACTCGAAGATGTAGCATTATATCGATATTTTTAGATGTTATGCAAAAATAGTATAGTGAAAAATTCGATTTTTTTCACAAAAAGAATTGCATTTTCAAAAAAGCGATGTATAATAATCAAGGCTAAGTTGAAAGAGAGTGGAGTATAGCATGGAATCTTACAGATATTTATTAGATGTTGCATTGATTCTGTTGAGCACAAAGTTTTTTGGTTTATTGACCAGAAAGATTGAAATGCCACAGGTCGTTGGAGCATTGGTGGCTGGAATTATCTTAGGACCAGCAGTATTGGACTTCGTTCACGAATCTGCCTTTACCGATCAGATAGCGGAAATCGGTGTCATCGTATTGATGTTCTCGGCAGGTCTGGAAACAGATATCAGTGAATTGAAGAAAAGTGGAAAGAGCAGTTTTGTGATCGCCTTGATTGGGGTATTGGTGCCTCTTGTGGCGGGATATTTCCTGGCAAGTTTCTATAACACAGGCGATAATGCATTCTTACAAAACATGTTCATTGGCGTTATTTTAACAGCAACATCCGTTAGTATCAGTGTAGAAACATTGAAAGAAATGGGTAAATTAAGCACACCTAGTGGTAATGCCATTTTAGGAGCTGCCTTAATTGATGATATTTTAGGTATTGTTGCATTAACCATTATTACAGGTATGGCGGATACAAGTGTAAATCTTGCCGTTGTATTGATGAAGATCGTTGCCTTCTTTGTATGTAGTGTCATTATTGGACTGATCGCAAGAAAACTGATTGAAAAATGGTTTGATCGTGATGATAAGGTGAGAAGAAGATTCTCTATCATCTCATTTGCCTTCTGTTTATTGTTTGCCTATTGTGCAGAAGAATTCTTTGGTGTCGCAGATATCACAGGTGCCTTTATTGCCGGTTTGATTATCTCAGGTACAAGCAAAGCAACCTATGTGACAATGCGTATTGAAACATTGTCTTACTTGTTGATTTCACCAGTATTCTTCGCAAGTATTGGTTTAAAGGTCGTATTGCCTGAAATGACAAGCAGTATTGTGATCTTCTCTGTTTTATTGATGATTATCGCAATTCTAACCAAAATTATTGGATGTGGTCTAGGTGCGAAAATCTGCCATTATGAAAATATTCAGAGTTTACGTATTGGTATTGGTATGATTTCCCGTGGTGAGGTCGCATTGATTGTTGCCAGCAAAGGTATGGCAGTGGGACTAATGAATCCAGATTTCTTTGGACCAATCATCATCATGGTTGTATTGACTACTGTGGTTACGCCAGTATTGTTGAAATTCGCATTTGCTGATCGTGCAAATGATCCTGATGTTTATACAGAAAGTGATCTTGTTGATGATTACAGCGAAACGGAAGAACTGGAGAAAAAATCTCATCAGATCTTTGGAGAAAGTAAAAAAGAAAGCCGTGCTTCTTAAGCAAGGTAAAAGTTGTGAAAGCCCTTTAATAAAGGCTTTTGCAACTTTTTTTATATCTCAAAAAAGAAAAAAATTCTAAAATTTAACCTAGGTTAATAAATGCGAAAATAATTATATATTTTGCTTGCAAGCCATATGTAAAAGGTTTATACTTTTAAAAGGTTTTAGGTAACACCATAAACCGAACAGTGCTATAATAAAGGCAAAGGAGGTATCGTTTTTTGGAAGAGCTAATCAGAAATATTGTAGAGGCAGATAAAAAGGCTAGAAACAATGTCGCATTGAAAAAGCAGGAAAAAAACAGCGTCCAAGATCTGATACAGGAACAAAAAGATGAGATCAAAGCCAAGTATCAGGAAGAAACAAAACGCTGTATCTTGGAAAAGCGAGCCGAAATGGACAAAGAACTTGCAAAATCAATTGAACAGGAAGAATCTTTGTTTAAGGAAGCACTTTTGGACCTGCAGCAGAAGTATGACACAAACAGGGAAACATGGGTGGAAAGAATTGTAGAGCATTGCTTAAATTCGTAGCCCGGCAGTATCATCAAGGAGGTGAGACCTTATGAATATGGCAACAGGTGTCATTGTCTCCAAAGCAAAAAGTATGCATGGCAAACAACTGAATGAAGAAGATTATAACGAGCTGCTTCATAAACGCAGTGTTTCAGAAATCGCAGGTTATCTGAAGAATGAAACACAATATGCAGATGCCTTGAAAGATGTACGTGAAAACAACATTCATCGAGGTCAGCTGGAATCTATGTTACGACGTGATGGATTCAGACAAACAATGAAGCTGTATCGTTATGCAGAATCATCATACAAGGATTACTATCAGTTGCATATGCAACAAATTGAGATGGATTTGATCCTTCAGCGTATCCGTGTTCTGATCAGTGAAGAATATGAGGATGCAATCGCAGAACTTCCAATTTTCTTAAAAGGATATACGAGTTTTGATTTATTGCGTCTTGGAAATGTCCATACGTATGATGAGTTGTTGGATGTACTGAAAAAGACAATGTATTACAATGTTTTGCTGCCTTATCGTGTCGCCAAAGGAAAAGAAGGCGAGATCGCCTATACGGCGTGTGAAACTGCATTAAACAAATGGTACTATGGACATGTGTTTGATGTAATTGATCATGTCATGAAGGGTAAAACCAAAAAAGAAGTAAAAGAGTTTTTTAGTGTAGATGTGGAGTTATCCAATTTAACGAAGATATATCGTTTTAAACGTTACTTCCATGCACGAGAAGACATTATCCGTGATTCTTTATTTCCTGTATATGATCACATTAGTGCGAGTCAGGTAGAAGAATTACTGGCTGAGCCAACAACAAAAGGTTTCCTAAAGAAACTGGAAAATTGCTGGTATCATCTGAAAACAGATGACAGTAAACATCTGTATATCGAATGGTATATGGATAAATACCGTTATAAACGGGCAAGAAAGAATATATACTATTCCCAAAGTGCACCGTTGGTATTCAGTTCCTACTTATATCTGCAGAAACTGGAATTAGACAACATCATCAACATTATTGAAGGAGTTCGCTATCAGGTGGATAGTGAAGATATCGCCAAGATGTTGATTTATTAGAAAGGAGAATGTGTGATGGCAATTGCAAAGATGAAGCTGATCAATATTACCGGGGACAATGAGTACCTGAATGATGTGCTTCTGAAATTTGTAGACCTGGATTACTTTCATCCAGAACCAGCAACAAAATTTGTGGACAGTGTTCATGGATTAACAACGCTGGTAGAAGAAAACCCCATCGTTGAAGTGTTGAATCACTTTAAAGAAGTCGTTTCCGATATGGAATTAGATGTGCCGGAAAAAGAAATGCGAAGTCCTGATTATGATCTGGATGAAATCAAAGCATATATCGATGATATCCATAAAAGATATCTGGATGGTGCGATTGTTCAAAAAGATTTGGAAACGGTAATACAAGAAAACAAAGATGCTTTGATACAGGTAAGAAATATCGAAAGCATTGATTTAAATCTTGATGATTTATTTGAATGTAAATATATCAAGATTCGTTTTGGACGACTGCCTTTGGATAGTGTAGAGAAACTGCAATATTATCGTAACCGTCCATTTGTATTTAAATCCTTCAGTCAGGATGATACCTATAGCTGGTGTGTATATCTGACAACGGAAAAATATGAAGGAGATGTAGATAACATTTTCTCTAGTCTATACTTTGAACGTATCCGTATCCCAGAGTTTGTTCATGGAACGCCAGAACGTGCAAAAGAAACGCTGCAGGAAGAAATCGATAACGATTACAAACAGCTGCAGCATGTAAATGAAGTGCTTGCGAAATTAAAAGATGAATGCAGAGAACGTTTTGCGGAAATCAAAGGCGAATTAGATTTTTTGAATCACACATATGAAGCTAGAAAATATGTTGTTGGTTTGGGAGAAAGATTCTCTATTACAGGCTTTATAGTCGAAGATGACGTGGATAAACTGAAACGTACATTTGAAGACTTGAAGGAGGTGGAAATCGAAGTGCGTCCTGCTCACAGTGACAAGCGACTCGCGCCTCCGACAAAACTAAAGAATGGGTGGTTTGCCAGGCCGTTCTCAATGTTTGTAGAGATGTATGGTACTCCAGAATATGAAGCAATTGATCCAACACCAATTGTCGCAGTTACGTATACCTTATTGTTTGGTATGATGTTTGGCGATGTTGGCCAGGGGCTTGTACTAATATTGGTAGGATATTTAGCCTATAAATATAAAGGCATGCAGCTGGGCGATGTAGGCGTACGTATTGGAATCTCTTCTACGATTTTTGGATTTATTTATGGCTCAGTATTTGGAAATGAAACCTTATTGAATCCTGTATATCAAACGGTATTTGGATTAAGTGAAAAACCAATTGAAGTTATGACGAGTGAATTCATTCCAATTCTTCTGGTTTTATCTGTTGGTATTGGCGCATTTCTGATTATATTCAGTATGTGTGTAAATATTTTCCTACAAATCAAAAACAAAAATATGGGAGAACTGTTCTTTTCACAAAACGGTGTTGCAGGACTTGTATTCTACACATCTTTAGTAGGTGGTCTTGCTTATACCTTATTAAGTGGAAACAATCTGTTCACAATTCCATTTGTACTTGTTTGTCTGATTCTTCCATTGGTATTGATCTTTATGAAAGAACCATTCACAAATAAATTAGAAAACAAAGCAATGTACCCAGAAGGTTTTGGGGCATTCTGTATCGAAAGTATCTTTGAACTGCTAGAGGTATGCTTATCCTATATCACCAATACGATTTCTTATTTGCGTGTTGGCGGATTCGTTTTATCACATGCCGGAATGATGATGGCCGTAACCTTGATTATGGGAATGGTCGGTAGTGCAGGTGGACTGCTTGTTGGAATTTTCGGAAACATTCTGGTTATGTGTCTGGAAGGTATGATCGTTGGTATTCAGGTACTGCGTCTAGAATTTTATGAAATGTTCTCACGTTACTTCAATGGAAACGGTGTAGCATTTCAATCATTAAAGGAACTAAATTAAACAGGAGGAACAAATTATGTTAAGTCCATTAGAATTATTAATACCATTTATTATTTTAGTATTGATCTCATTGCCATTAGTCAATGTATTTAGAGGTAAAACAAGTGTAAAGAGTGCAAAAGTACGTATGGTTTCACATATCTGCTTATTCTTCGCATTAGTATTGGGAACAGTATTCTTCTCTGCTACAAAAGCATATGCTGCAGAAACTGCAGATGTTGCGGATAAGATGGCTGGATCTATTGGTCAGGGATTAGGCTTTATCGCTGCTGCATTATCAACTGGTTTATCAGCATTAGGTGCTGGTATTGCCGTAGCTGCTGCAGCTCCTGCTGCTATTGGTGCTTTCTCTGAAAACAAAGAAAACTTCGGTAAATCTATGATCTTCGTTGCATTAGGTGAAGGTGTTGCTATTTATGGTCTGTTGATCTCTATCTTCATTATCTTCATGAAATTATAAAATCAGAAAGGAGAATTCCTATGAGATTTTTCCTGCTCAGTGATAATATCGATACGCAGATGGGAATGCGTTTGGCAGGAATCGAAGGAGTTGTCGTACATGAACGCCAGGAAGTCCTGGAAGAATTGGAAAAAGCGATGCACATGGAAGATGTCGCCATCATTTTAATGACAACAAAATTGATTCAGACTTGCCCAGATGTTATTTCTGAATTAAAATTAAAATTGAAAAAACCGTTGATTGTGGAAATACCGGATCGTCATGGTTCTGCCAAAATTGGTGAAACGATCGATCGATACGTAAGTGAAGCAATTGGGGTAAAACTATGAGGTGTTTGCTATGTTAGATGACAAAATGAAGCTTGAGCAATATTTTAAAGATGAAATCGATCGTGTTAGCGGTATTGAAATCAAGCAGATCGACGACGAGATAGCAGATATTCGTGAAAAAGCTCTTCAGGGATTAGAAGCTGATGCGCAAAGAGAAGCTGGCATGGTTCGTGAGCAGGAATTAAAAGAACTGCAAAGCGAACATGCAATCCGCTTAAGTAAAGCGCATGAAGAAACCAGTCGTAAACTGATGGCCAAGCGTAAAGAACTGGCTGATCTTGTGTTTAAAGAAGCAAAAGACAAAATCAAATCGTTTACGAAGCAGGGTGATTATCGTGATTATCTGAAAAAGAAAGCACAAGAGCTGGGTAAAAACAACTTTGCACATGCTGTTTTCTTAATAGGTAAAGAAGATGCATCTTATCAGGATGATATCAAGAAGGCCTATGGAAAAGATTGCGAAGTACAGATAGATACAGATATCGTACTTGGCGGTTTTCGTTTAGAATGCGTTGAGATGGGAATTGTCGTAGACGAAACCTTCGATACAGCGATTGAAGAACAGAAAGAATGGTTCTATACAAATTCTGGATTGTTTATTAAATAATCCAAATGATGCGTGGATTCCATGCGCTAGAGGTGATAATGTGAGTGAAAATGTAATTTATTCCATAAACGGTCCAGTTGTAAAGGTAAGAAATGCAACAGATTTCTCTATGATGGAGAAAGTGTTTGTCGGAGATAAGAAACTGATGGGAGAGGTCATCAGCATCAGTAAAGAAGTCACAACGATTCAGGTATATGAATCTACGACTTCATTAAAGCCTGGTGAACCTGTAGAACCAACAGGAAGTCCAATTTCCGTAACACTGGGACCTGGTATTTTAAGAAATATATTTGATGGAATTGAACGTCCATTAAAAGAAATAGCAAAAGAATCCGGCGCATTTATTGCGACCGGAAGCAATGTAGCACCATTAGATGAAGAAGCATTATGGAATGTCAGTGTGAAAGTAAAAGTAGGAGATCAAGTCGTGCCTGGCCAGATTTTTGCGACTTTGCCAGAAACGGATTTGATTGAACACCGCTGTATGATTCCACCAACGCTGTATGGTGAAGTAGTTGAAGTTGTAAGTGATGGAAGCTACAATATCAATCATGAAATTATCAAGGTAAAAGATGATAAAGATGAAATTCATACACTGACATTATGTCAGAAATGGCCAATCAAACAGGCAAGACCTGTCGCTCAGCGTTTGCCAATTAGTGTTCCATTGATTACTGGACAGCGTATTTTTGATACACTGTTTCCAATCGCAAAAGGTGGAACAGCTGCTATACCTGGAGGTTTTGGTACAGGAAAAACCATGACGCAGCATCAGCTTGCCAAATGGTGTGATGCCGATATCATCGTATATGTAGGTTGTGGAGAACGTGGTAACGAAATGACACAGGTTCTGGAAGAATTCTCAGAACTGATTGACCCAAAGAGTAATCGTCCTTTGACTGATCGTACGGTGTTAATTGCCAATACGTCAAACATGCCAGTAGCTGCTCGTGAAGCTAGTATTTATACAGGTTTAACACTTGCAGAATATTATCGTGATATGGGTTATCATGTCGCAATCATGGCCGATTCTACTTCTCGTTGGGCAGAAGCACTTCGAGAAATCAGTGGACGTTTGGAAGAAATGCCTGCAGAAGAAGGGTTCCCAGCATATCTGCCATCAAGAATTTCACAATTCTATGAACGTGCTGGATATATGGAAACATTAAATGGTCAGGAAGGCAGTGTATCTATCATTGGTGCCGTATCTCCACAGGGAAATGACTTCTCAGAACCAGTTACCCAGAATACAAAACGATTTGTAAGATGTTTCTGGGCATTAGATAAATCACTGGCTTATGCAAGACACTACTTTGCGATCAACTGGACAGAAAGCTATTCAGAATATGTTGGTGATTTAACCAAATGGTATAACAAAAATGTAGATATTCGTTTCTTGCGTAATCGTCAGGAGCTGATGAGTCTGTTGGCTGAAGAAGCAAAATTGATGGAAATTGTAAAATTGATTGGTAGTGATGTATTGCCGGAAGATCAAAAATTGGTTATTGAAATCTGTAAAGTCATTCGTGTAGGATACCTGCAACAAAATGCATTCCATAAAGATGATACGTATGTACCATTGGAAAAACAGTTGAAAATGATGGATGTTATCCTATATTTATATAAACGTTGTAAAGAAATCGTCAGTGAAGGAAAATCATTGAGTCAGATTATTGCTTCTGGTATCTTTGATAATGTCACGAAGATGAAATATGATGTGCCAAACGACCATATCGAAGCATTTGATGATTATTTCCCTATGATCGATAAAGCTGTGAACGAAAGTTTGAATGCGTAAGAAGGAGGAGTGCTTATATGAGTCTTCAATATTTAGGATTGAGTGAAATCAATGGGCCTTTGGTTTTCCTAGACAACGTAGAAAACGCCAGCTATGAAGAAATGGTGGAAATAAAATGTGGAGATGGTTCCACACGTTTGGGAAGAGTTGTACAGCTGGATGGCAAACGTGCCGCAATTCAGGTGTTTGAAGGTACTAATGGATTAAGCTTAAAAAATACAAAAACAAAATTTACAGGAAAGCCAATGGAGCTTCCTTTATCAAAAGAATTATTAGGCCGTGTATTTAACGGCAGTGGAAAACCAATTGATGGATTAGGTGAAATCTATGCTGAAAAAAGTGCAGATATCAATGGACAGCCATTAAATCCGGTTTCCCGTGTATATCCCCGTAACTATATCAATACCGGTATCTCCAGTATTGATGCATTGACGACATTGATTCGTGGACAGAAACTTCCTATTTTCTCAGGATCAGGTATGCCTCATAACGACTTGGCAGTACAGCTGGTAAAACAGGCTAAGATTTCTGATGGAGATGGCAAAAATTTCTGTATCGTATTTGCGGCCATGGGTGTAAAAAATGACGTTGCGGATTATTTTAAACGTTCCTTTGAAGAAGCAGGCGTTATGGAGAAAGTTGTTATGTTTATCAATTTATCCAATGACCCTATCATTGAACGTACATTAACACCACGTTGTGCTTTAACTGCCGCAGAATATTTAGCATATGAACATGATATGCATGTATTGGTTATTTTGACGGATATCACATCCTATTGTGAGGCACTACGTGAATTCTCAAGTAGTAAAGGTGAAATTCCAGGTCGTAAAGGATATCCTGGCTATTTATATTCTGACCTTGCTTCCTTATATGAAAGAGCAGGTATTGTCAAAGGGGCGAATGGCTCTGTGACACAGATTCCTATTCTAACCATGCCAAATGATGATATTACACATCCAATTCCTGACCTTACCGGTTATATTACAGAAGGACAGATTGTATTAGATCGTAATTTGAATCAAATGGGTGTTTATCCACCAGTTGGAGTACTTCCATCCCTTTCACGTTTAATGAAAGATGGTATTGGTGAAGGATATACAAGAAAAGACCATTCTGATGTCAGTAACCAGTTGTTTGCGGCATATGCGAAAGTGCAGGATGCCAGAAGTCTAGCCAGTGTTATTGGTGAGGATGAATTAAGTGATGTTGATAAACAATATATGTCTTTTGGAACATTATTTGAAGAGTATTTCTTAAATCAAGGATTTGATGTAAACAGAACAATTGAAGAAACACTGGATCTTGGATGGGATTTACTAAGCGTTCTTCCACGTGGTGAATTGGATCGTGTAGATAATGAAGTCCTTGATCAGTATTATGACCATGAACGTGCTGTTCAGCGTTTTCAAATCAAAGCCGGACCGATTATCAAAGAATTAGCGAATCCAGGTGAATAGTTATGGCAAATAAACAGGTGTTTCCTACAAAAGGAAATCTGATTGCGACAAAGAAATCTAATCAGCTGGCACAAATGGGCTATGAACTGATGGATCGTAAGCGTAATATATTGACAAGAGAAATGATGAGCTTATTAGATAGTGTAAGATTATTACGTGATGAAATTACAATCACGTACCAGAAGGCTTATTATGCGCTACAGCAGGCGAATATGTCATTGGGTGTTATTAGTGACTTGGTAGAGGCTGTACCTGTTGATACAGGTGTTCATGTGAGCTATCGTAGTGTAATGGGCGTGGAGATACCTAAAATTCATTATGATAAGCAGAGTCTGGAATTAACTTATGGATTGGAGCATGCCAATTCAAAACTGGATTATGCGTATAAGTGTTTTTATAAGGTAAAAGAAATGACTGTTATACTGGCGGAAGTAGAGAACAGTGTGTATCGTCTTGCCAATGCGATTCGTAAGGCGCAGAAGCGTGCAAATGCTTTGAAGAATATCGTTATTCCGGAATTTG
Coding sequences:
- a CDS encoding ATP-dependent DNA helicase; protein product: MYQIQLSVRNLVEALYLGGDLVSTSQSMERANLGARIHRQIQSKYGEHYQSEVYLKITSELEDFCFTIDGRADGICIDDDKVLIDEIKTTYVPYDEIDESHFVHFAQAYIYAYIYALDYDIKELDVQITYYQLEINEVKCFLHHKTFDELESFYFDTLKQYLKWANLKKDVIETSQASLKQLHFPFSDYRKGQRQFAVAVYKTILDKDILFAQAPTGIGKTISTLFPALKAIGEKKCEKIFYLCAKNITASVAYDTISLIYDQGVRFKTVAITAKDKICFLEERNCDSKHCPYAKGYFDRCQDALYELVSQNDFIEKDIVCNVAQDHMVCPFELSLDASLYADVIVCDYNYVFDPRVYLKRFFTEKGNYVFLVDEAHNLVERAREMYSASLYLSNFEDAKKLLPKDRKLVYNSIQNIIRLLKKIRKSCEEEDNFQYYPVLDETLLSTISNFCEHLDAYFQSEHDEQHDDTLKQLYFDCINFGKIADFFDEHFVYYIAVEGKDCMVKQFCMNPVHPISDILKKGRSTIFFSATLSPIDYYLTLLGGDENTKRLSLPSPFDAKNCCCMIANQISTKYAKRQASLPALVSMIYASVSMKAGNYIVFAPSYAYMHQIYEAFVKCYPHIKTTLQAQNMSEKMKEEFLSSFDQSDSLHVYFCVIGGMFSEGIDLKQERLIGAIIVGVGLAQINPQQDLIMHHFDEINHMGFSYAYQFPGMNKVLQSAGRVIRSSADKGMILLIDERYTTNRYLSLLPPHYRHFKTVSRPEDAMHILQDFWRST
- a CDS encoding RluA family pseudouridine synthase; this translates as MREIVIGKNDADQRVDKFIMKTMKDMPKSLMYKYIRNKKIKVNRKRCEISQRLQEGDVMQCFIPEEFFESKKERAFTKLPSDLDVIYEDEALIIVNKPVGLLAHSDTSQLQDNLADRLLHYLYRKGEYDPDKEQSFAPALCHRIDRNTQGIVICAKTSEALRQMNEVIRERELDKRYLCIVEGSLKKKQDHLVLYHKKMEHNKADIIPYAKEGYQRIETGYRVLKEKDGKSLVEVSLLTGKSHQIRAVMAYLKHPLLGDVKYGGKKDVITYQALCAYQVSFHFTKDYPSIKQLDQKTFTLEDVALYRYF
- a CDS encoding cation:proton antiporter; translation: MESYRYLLDVALILLSTKFFGLLTRKIEMPQVVGALVAGIILGPAVLDFVHESAFTDQIAEIGVIVLMFSAGLETDISELKKSGKSSFVIALIGVLVPLVAGYFLASFYNTGDNAFLQNMFIGVILTATSVSISVETLKEMGKLSTPSGNAILGAALIDDILGIVALTIITGMADTSVNLAVVLMKIVAFFVCSVIIGLIARKLIEKWFDRDDKVRRRFSIISFAFCLLFAYCAEEFFGVADITGAFIAGLIISGTSKATYVTMRIETLSYLLISPVFFASIGLKVVLPEMTSSIVIFSVLLMIIAILTKIIGCGLGAKICHYENIQSLRIGIGMISRGEVALIVASKGMAVGLMNPDFFGPIIIMVVLTTVVTPVLLKFAFADRANDPDVYTESDLVDDYSETEELEKKSHQIFGESKKESRAS
- a CDS encoding stress protein, with the protein product MEELIRNIVEADKKARNNVALKKQEKNSVQDLIQEQKDEIKAKYQEETKRCILEKRAEMDKELAKSIEQEESLFKEALLDLQQKYDTNRETWVERIVEHCLNS
- a CDS encoding V-type ATPase subunit, whose protein sequence is MNMATGVIVSKAKSMHGKQLNEEDYNELLHKRSVSEIAGYLKNETQYADALKDVRENNIHRGQLESMLRRDGFRQTMKLYRYAESSYKDYYQLHMQQIEMDLILQRIRVLISEEYEDAIAELPIFLKGYTSFDLLRLGNVHTYDELLDVLKKTMYYNVLLPYRVAKGKEGEIAYTACETALNKWYYGHVFDVIDHVMKGKTKKEVKEFFSVDVELSNLTKIYRFKRYFHAREDIIRDSLFPVYDHISASQVEELLAEPTTKGFLKKLENCWYHLKTDDSKHLYIEWYMDKYRYKRARKNIYYSQSAPLVFSSYLYLQKLELDNIINIIEGVRYQVDSEDIAKMLIY
- a CDS encoding V-type ATP synthase subunit I, with translation MAIAKMKLINITGDNEYLNDVLLKFVDLDYFHPEPATKFVDSVHGLTTLVEENPIVEVLNHFKEVVSDMELDVPEKEMRSPDYDLDEIKAYIDDIHKRYLDGAIVQKDLETVIQENKDALIQVRNIESIDLNLDDLFECKYIKIRFGRLPLDSVEKLQYYRNRPFVFKSFSQDDTYSWCVYLTTEKYEGDVDNIFSSLYFERIRIPEFVHGTPERAKETLQEEIDNDYKQLQHVNEVLAKLKDECRERFAEIKGELDFLNHTYEARKYVVGLGERFSITGFIVEDDVDKLKRTFEDLKEVEIEVRPAHSDKRLAPPTKLKNGWFARPFSMFVEMYGTPEYEAIDPTPIVAVTYTLLFGMMFGDVGQGLVLILVGYLAYKYKGMQLGDVGVRIGISSTIFGFIYGSVFGNETLLNPVYQTVFGLSEKPIEVMTSEFIPILLVLSVGIGAFLIIFSMCVNIFLQIKNKNMGELFFSQNGVAGLVFYTSLVGGLAYTLLSGNNLFTIPFVLVCLILPLVLIFMKEPFTNKLENKAMYPEGFGAFCIESIFELLEVCLSYITNTISYLRVGGFVLSHAGMMMAVTLIMGMVGSAGGLLVGIFGNILVMCLEGMIVGIQVLRLEFYEMFSRYFNGNGVAFQSLKELN
- a CDS encoding ATPase codes for the protein MLSPLELLIPFIILVLISLPLVNVFRGKTSVKSAKVRMVSHICLFFALVLGTVFFSATKAYAAETADVADKMAGSIGQGLGFIAAALSTGLSALGAGIAVAAAAPAAIGAFSENKENFGKSMIFVALGEGVAIYGLLISIFIIFMKL